One genomic segment of Styela clava chromosome 3, kaStyClav1.hap1.2, whole genome shotgun sequence includes these proteins:
- the LOC144420932 gene encoding uncharacterized protein LOC144420932, translated as MAEGGRQPPVINVQLPAVNVHYQDVMRFAGDNVRQKTKIQAAEIGPIVVPTEGSNVQAPTHHSPHGVTDNPGRSDVTDYLGRMNLTEGMHFVTSENIRRLINESKFVDALITLQDIPTSEEQQFMLSECYYQLGRPDKALRCIEKLQTIMTSSARPGVDDVIKLVDNYISDSSHIRALILLSCSAKLYKFDSNPDSSVVGIKDCVFKCYSVIQSLAEEGDKMKVIATDIGLEIITDILRELRSVSGADKNKKVNMEATCLINVGVSYVAVGKYKEAIGFYNEGLDLMNQTFGSNAAKYSVFGKLLNNIGNEHSNLGNNSKAESFYLQSLDAFKKAENWPSDKEKQESIETTKNNLKFTQNRIKQ; from the exons ATGGCTGAGGGAGGGCGCCAACCTCCGGTTATTAATGTGCAACTGCCAGCTGTCAATGTTCATTATCAGGATGTAATGAGATTTGCCGGCGACAATGTTAG GCAGAAGACTAAAATCCAGGCCGCAGAAATTGGTCCGATAGTCGTTCCAACAGAAG GTTCGAACGTTCAGGCACCGACTCATCATTCCCCTCATGGCGTCACTGATAACCCTGGGAGAAGTGACGTCACTGATTATCTTGGGAGAATGAATCTGACTGAAGGAATGCATTTCGTTACATCTG AGAATATACGACGATTAATTAACGAATCCAAGTTCGTGGACGCACTGATTACTTTGCAAGATATTCCGACTTCTGAGGAACAACAATTCATGTTGTCAGAATGCTACTATCAACTTGGGAGACCGGATAAAGCATTGAGGTGCATTGAAAAGTTACAAACGATAATGACGTCATCAGCAAGACCTGGtgtcgatgacgtcatcaaattagtTGATAATTACATTTCTGATTCGTCTCATATTCGTGCATTGATTTTGCTTTCTTGTAGTGCTAAGTTGTATAAGTTCGATTCGAACCCAGATAGTTCGGTTGTTGGAATTAAGGATTGCGTATTCAAATGTTACAGTGTAATTCAATCTCTGGCTGAGGAGGGCGATAAAATGAAAGTGATTGCAACAGATATTGGTTTGGAAATAATCACTGATATATTGAGAGAGTTGAGATCAGTATCAGGAGCTGATAAGAATAAGAAGGTGAATATGGAGGCGACATGCTTGATTAATGTTGGCGTTAGTTACGTTGCAGTTGGTAAATATAAGGAAGCTATCGGGTTTTATAATGAAGGTTTGGATTTGATGAATCAAACGTTTGGTTCGAACGCTGCAAAGTATAGCGTGTTCGGTAAACTATTAAACAACATTGGTAATGAGCATAGTAATCTCGGGAATAATTCCAAGGCTGAATCGTTTTATTTGCAATCTCTGGATGCGTTTAAGAAAGCTGAAAATTGGCCTAGTGATAAGGAGAAACAGGAAAGTATAGAAACGACAAAGAACAACttgaaatttacacaaaacagaataaaacagtgA